The Oryzias latipes chromosome 8, ASM223467v1 genomic interval aaaaagcaaagagCCAAAACCAGGAGAGACTTGAGTATAGAACTAATCctgtcaataataataatggattagatgtATCTGTTTTTTCAGATGCTCAAACTTCTTCcagtgtgtccatcattcattcattcttggtgatggtcACTACTGATGTCCCACAGCTGCCCCGGGGCTGACTGATGGGGGCGTGGCTGCCCggtgtcccggtgatggtcaccaggacattcacacaccagtggaggcgGGGGGGTGAAGTGTCTTGGCCAAGGACACAAAGACAAGAGACTtgggggagtggggatcgaaccacCGACCCTTCAGTCATTGGAGGACCGGCTATCCACTGCCGCCCATTATAGTGagctttattaaaaatgtaaaatataaatgtaattccTTCACATATCATTCTAAACATGTCTCGCCGATGTTACCATCCTACTGAAGatctgataaaaagaaaaaagcgaTCAGTTAAGAACTACAAATGTCTTTTCAGAAGTGGAGGAGTTGAAAGGTCACAGGTGGAAACAGAGCATCAGAAAAGCTCTGAATGTATTTTAGAGGAAGTTTCGGTCTGGATCCGCCATTTCTCTGGAGTTTTGTGGTTAATGAAGGGTTAAACTTGGATTCATGTGGTCCTGCCATCACAGACCCGTCCTCGTGTCTCATTGGTGAAGAGTGAGTTTAAACCTATCTATGTTTGGGCGGCACGCTGGAGCAGTGATCAGCACGGTCCCCTCAGTGAGAAGGTATGTgtggtttgaatcccggctgggTCATCTCAGTGTGGAGTCTGAACGTTCTCCTTGATCATGTGTGGCTTTtgtctggtttcctcccacacgccaaaaacatgcttcccaGGTTGAATGGAGATCTAAATTGCCCCtcggtgtgagtgtgtgtttgtgcgtgaaCCCCCACCACCGCCTGGTTGGCTCCAGCGGCCCGGTGaccatgggatcagaaaaacaaacaaaggcaaGTCATGGAGTCAAGACGAGTCCAAAGGTCGACACACAGAGGATCCTGGGGGGCGGGGCTACCAGTCCCCTGAGTCGTGGGGAGCACGCCTCAATAAATCCTGCTCGTTTTGATCATAGACAAATTTATCatgtggcccctcccccctggcgttccaagcaggaagtggctccaagaagccagaaTCTGCTGTAGCTGTAAGTCTATTGGTCAggagaaccgttctggatctgatacctttaaCATCTTGATAATCCATATTTGGTTCTGTAGTTCAACTTATTCAAGtcctaaactgaccaatcagatgcttcaggAAAAGCAATAgggtgcccgctggcccccacctccattgtttgacagattctcctgagccacttttagtggaaggggtgtgggtTCAAACAAGCTCGCTCATGATTGGCcacagttgccatagaaacgcgACTCAGACAACTCGCTGTCGCCTGGCTCCAAATGCCGGCACCCGTCCCACGGAGAGGGGGGCTGGGAGAGGGGGGGCCGGAGCCGCAGGTAAGACGTTTATGGTGACGTCACTCACTCAGTCTGTCTCTCTCCAGTCTAGAGAGGTTTTAAAACAGCAGCGTCGTGCGTGTGGGGGGGCGGTCGCTTCAGGTAAAGGTCACAAGCAGGAGAAGGTTAGAATCCCAAAGTTTCTCATGATTTAATGATGGCTGGGTTAGACGTTACACCTGCAGCAAACGGCCAATCAAGCATTTCACATAAATTCATCTTCCAACTTTGAATCAAATGTTCTCAAAAGTAAAAGatcctgaagaaaacaaagtcaGACTCTGTCCAGACCGCCGTCCCGCTGCAGCATCCCACTGTCGGACCGGCTCCAGCTAGACAGAACCGCATCCTCCGGTCATCGGTCCAGACTCTGAAGGAGGAAACAGGAAGAATCAGGAGTTTGCTCCGTTATTTGTGTCCCTGCATGTTCGAATCctctctgcatgtgtgtgaggtGTGACGCTCCCGCCCCACGGAGCTGTGGTTAATGGTTATCCACTGATAACAGCGGCGCTCTCACCTCTACAGGAAGTTCTGGTGCTTCTGCACTACAGAACACAGAGGACCAGAATGAAGAAGTTCAGAACACACCAGAACCAGAAAACAGAGGAACAGGAAGCTTCTCATGTCTGAGGCCTCGCAGGCGACACCTGGACGCCTGTGAGGCCTCGCAGGCGCCACCTGGACACCTGTGAGGCCTCGCAGGCGCCACCTGGACACCTGTGAGGCCTCGCAGGCGACACATGGACACCTGTGAGGCCTCGCAGGTGACACCTGGACACCTGTGAGGCCTCGCAGGTGACACCTGGACACCTGTGAGGCCTCGCAGGCGCCACCTGGACACCTGTGAGGCCTCGCAGGTGACACCTGGACACCTGTGAGGCCTCACAGGCCACAACTTACACACTTTTGGAAAGCTGCTACCAGCTGTCAGGAAGTTGCCACAAACAGGTGAGCTGCCCAGGTGTCTACAGAGAGGAGATGCCATCTTCCCTCACCTGCTATGTGGGCGGACTCTCGGCGTCATGCTGCTGGGCTCCTTGCGGGTCAATGGGTGCCATGGCAACGGCCACCTGACCCTCTTGCTGGCTGGCGGACGGCCTCTGGGTGCGGCCAGGGGGGGGTCCGCTCCGGCGCAGGGAGTTTCGGATGCCGGCGGTCACGTGGCTGGACAGGCGCCTCACCACCCCCCCGAGCCCGCCCCTGTTCTTCTTCAGCAGGCCCACGTCGTCCTCCAGCTCGGCGGGGGGCACCTCGATGTTCCCGGAGTACCAGAAGACCCACCAGATGAGGCTGAGGAAGATGATGATGGCGCCCGCGTAGATCAGCAGGTCGTAGAAGGAAACGTTGACGAACACGCCGAGCATGAGCACGCACACCCCCACCGCGTCGAAGGCCACGGCCAGCCAGAAGCTGCACCTGCAGCGGCCCAGACCGCGCGCCGTCCGCTCCATGGCCGACAGTGAGCGCGCGGACAGGTGAGGGGCCCCTCCCCGTGCGCTCACCTCACAGGGAGGGGCCTGCGCTCAAAGGAGGCGGGGACGGGGCACCTGGCAGGTGGGAGCAACGGTTGCAGAACTTTCGgtttcccttttaaaaaaaacaagactttcaAGGTGTGAAGCCGAATAGAAACTGTAAACTGGAGTTGTGTGGATCTTCTGTGATTTCAGATCCACAGATTGACACAAGACTGACATGATTGACAGGATCCACTCACCAATGGAAACATCTGGACGATTGTCCAGAAAGgattaaaaaggtcaatctatTTGGTGCCATTTCAGTTTTGTaacttaaatatatataatttgacGTTTTCATCATTTCATCTGAAGGAGGGCTTTCAAACATGACAAACATAGAAGTTCAGCTCAGGAGATTCTGGGTTAACAGCTTTGGTCAGATTCTGACGCAGCAGAAGGTCCATCCAGTAACATTAATGCTGGGAGGACTCAGTTATTCTAACTTTACTGTATTTATCAGaatatgaaggttttttttgttttgttttttaaataaaagactttaaattttctttctgcattttGACACCTTGTGTTAACCATGaatattaagcttttttttagtCATTGGGACTCAAACGCACCGTAATGATGgaacattttaggatttttatctTTATCTATCAAACTCTGCACCACTGACTCAAGtcttgactgaaaaaaaaaacatttctacaaaTTTTCCAAAGAGAACAACTGAAAAATGCCACGGTCCCGGGGATTCAAACCTTTGCTGGGACTCTCTCAGTGACTCCATGTTGTCcgtttcttctcctcctcctcgagATGACTGGAGTCCAGCTGTTGAGCTACACTGACTGGACCACACACTCGTCTAAAGAAGACCTTCCAGACCAAAGACGGGACGGccaaggagctcagagacagaACTGTGGCAGGAAGGTTCCCAAAGACTCTCTGCAGGTCTCTGTGTTCCTAGAGCCCCCAGAATCCTTCAGGGGAAGAGGTGATCATCACCTTAGATGTTCAGAAGGTCATCATGAAGCTTCGACCATCATAGAATCCACCATCACGGTGTGGTACGCTGGAGCCACAGCCAGGGACATCAACAGACTGCAGCGTATTGTGCGCTCAGCTGAGAAGGTGATTGGCTGCAGCCTTCCATCTGTCCAGGACCTCTACGTCTCCAGAACTCGGGGAGGTGCAGGCCGGATAGCAGCCGACCCGTCTCACCCTGGACATGGTCTACTGGAGCCCCTCCCTTCAGGCAGGAGGTTAAAGTCCATCGGGACCAGAACCTCACGACacaggaacagtttctttccctctgcagtcagactcatgAACACTTTTTAACTCCTCCCCCTTAAACTTCACTTCTATGTCCAGTCAGTCACCAGTccactacctgcaccttgaTCATCCTCAGTTTGCACTACTTATTCtatttattgttctgaccactgtgtcattttttattttgcttactgttgttcattttttctattcttatgTTTTATGTCACACATTAGCAGCAAATTCCTATTCTGTGAAACTGCTCTGTTCactgaaaatggcaataaacACTGGGAGGAAACGTTTCAGGTCGTGAATCAGATAGATTGGACCTGGACACAGATGGAGGGTTAAAGCAGCGTAGAAAAGGGCTTTAGAGTGGATTCCTTCATCAGAGACAGGAAAGGGAAAGTTCCAACTCTGCCACAGCAGGTGATCCACTCCAGGCTGCAGAGGTGATGGCAGGGTTTTGATGTGACACCCGTAGATCACCACAAACACTGTTCTACCACG includes:
- the LOC111947794 gene encoding transmembrane protein 238-like — encoded protein: MERTARGLGRCRCSFWLAVAFDAVGVCVLMLGVFVNVSFYDLLIYAGAIIIFLSLIWWVFWYSGNIEVPPAELEDDVGLLKKNRGGLGGVVRRLSSHVTAGIRNSLRRSGPPPGRTQRPSASQQEGQVAVAMAPIDPQGAQQHDAESPPT